DNA from Colletotrichum higginsianum IMI 349063 chromosome 7 map unlocalized unitig_7, whole genome shotgun sequence:
TTCCATGAGATGCGATTGATAAGAGTGCGTGGCAATTAATCCTATGGGAACAATATCAAACTTGTGACTAGTAGTACAGACAAAGGAGATCTATGGTATCGACTGTGGCCATCCTGCTGTGGTATCATCAAACTCATGAATCAAGCAACAAAAGCCATCAACGCCGCTACATCCCAAAATGTTCTAAAAGAGAGTATCTTTCAAGCGAAGCGCGCATTTGTTAGTGGTTGCCGTTGACCTGGGCCTTGCCGCCCTGCATCGCCTCCATACCGGCGTTGAGCTTGCCGAACTGCCACTCTGGCAGCGTGATGCCCGTCTGCTCGTTGATGGTGGTCATCAGGGGCGGCAGCATCTGGTAGATGTTGCGCATGGTGTCGGCCCCCGAgttcccgccgccgccggcgccctcgccgccctggctGCCCGTGTTCCAGACGCTGATCTTGGGCTGCAGGCCTtggatggcgccggcgttggccttggcgagctcgacgtaGGTGCCGTTCTCGATCATGAGGTACTGCAGCAGGCCCGAGGGGCCGCCGAAGGCGCCGGCCATCTTGCCGTAGGCCTCGGCCAtcgcggcgacgccctcggccttcttcagcgccagggcgagctcggcctcggcggtcaGCTGGGCCGAGTACTGGtgggcctcggcgtcctggcGGGACTTGTAGGCGTTGGCATCTGCCGTCTTGGTGGTGCGGTTGAACTCGGCGGCGGTAAGAGCGTCGGCGTCTTTTTGGGTCTTGTAGGCCGTTGCCTCTGTCTCGCGCTGGCTCTTCTCGAAGTTGGCCTTGGCATCGGCCTCAATGGCGtaggcctcggcgtcggccttcTGCTGGCGGGCCTCGCGTTCGATGGtggccttgacgacgtcggtgGCACGCAGgcgctcgatctcggcggcggcgcgcttgAGCTCGACCTGGCGCTtgaggtcctcgtccttggacTCGAGGGCGCGGCGGGCCTCGACGCGGGCGATCTCGACGTCCCTGCTGAGGGAGGCCTGGCGGGTGTCGAGgttggcctcggcggtggcgcgCTCAATGTCGCGCTCCGTCTTCTGgacggccgtctcggcgtAGATCTTTGCAATTTCCCGCTCCTGCTCTCCCTTGCGCTTGGACTCGCCGACGTTTCCGCGcagctgggcctcggcgacgtcgatcCTGGCCTGGTTGCTGGCGCCCTCGTGGGCCTTGCGGGACAGGGACTCGAAGTAGTTGGAGTTGGGTGcgtccttgagctccttgacgTTTGCGTTGTAGATCTTGAGGCCGAACTGGTCGAGCTCGGACTGGATGTTCTTGAAGATGCGGCGCTTGAAAACCTCGCGCTCGGTGAAGATCTCCTCCATGGTCATGCTCGAGACGAGGACACGAACCTCACCCTCGAtgatgcccttgacgatgttCTCGAGGTGGGCCATGGTGCCGCCCTTGTTCTCGCCCGAGTCGGCGAGCAACATGGCGTACTTCATGAGCGAGTCACCGCGGTCCTCGCGGCGGTTGGAGGAGACATggtcatcctcgtcgtcgtcgcggctTGGAGCAATAGAGTGGCCGGCCTGATGCGTAGCGTTGGCGCCGCGCTGGTTGACATCCGGACCGAcggtgaagacgacgggcaggagaaactggagcttctccTTGGTCATGGCTTGCAGGTTCATGGCATAGTCGTGGGGCTGGACGCTGAAGCGCATGCACCGCTGGAAGGGCCACACCCATGCTGCCTTTGTGATCTTGACCGTCTTCACGGACATACCCGTGATGGCGAGGTACTCATCGGGGGCGGCGACTCTGTACGACATGTTGGCGGTGTTAAGGATTGGTGGTTGTGGGATGAAGAAGTGGTGAGAGAGCGGAGGTGAGTAGAAGAGGGGTCTGGGTGCTCTGAATTGAGAGGTGGGTGGCCTAAGTTATTTTAGGCCTTTCGTGGCGTGATAGCCGAATGATATCTTGATATATTTGACGTAGTAGTGCGATGCCGAGCGAGATGACTTTGCAAGAATGAAGGAGCAGCTGTGTTAGATATGTGATTGATGCCCTCAGAAAAGGGATACTGGGGGTAGTGTTTGGGAATAGGGTTGGTTAGTGGTATGACAGACGAGTGTTAGCATGAGGAGACGCCGCCATGTTATATAACAACTCAGCAAGGCAAGATGGCAGGCACATCAAAAGTTCGACCTTGATGCTCCCGTCACCTTGGCTGGCGCGGAGAACGCCCAGCCAAGccggccaacggcgacgactgGCGCTCGGACGAGGCATCTTTCGACGAGATCAAGGATTGGTGGCAGCCTATCGAGTGAGCCTCGTGTGGTGATCATGGTCACTGGAATGAGAAaagatgtgtgtgtggtcGATGGCAGTGCACCCCTTGGACCCCTTTGGGCTGAATTAGTCTGACGCAGGAAGGAATCCGGCAATTCAGGGGCACGTGAGCCACCAAATGGGTCTCGGACCAAACATGTCTTGCTAATGATTGGACGTGGTAAGGAGAAGTCATATGAATGGGGCAACTTGTACACGCTAGAGCGCTTCTCGAAGCCTTCCCCAAATGGCTGCCTACACTAAGATGGCTAAAGTTGCTCCACTCGTCTTACATAATTATGGGGTAGTGCTGATCATCCCTGTTTCGTTCATCTGAGGCCCGCCAACAAGGtcaccatccatccatcatcccatCAGAGACCAGCCAGCCTCTTGTGAGTCTTATCTCCCTGTCACTGGTCAAACTTGTATCAGGCACCGACAAACATGGACTTGAGGCCAGCCCATAGTATTTCCGGGGTTCCTGGAACGAGCATCGTTCATCACGACATGACAACGATGGCCTCAATTTCACTTTGCCGCAACCGATACCGAGCCGAAGTCCCCTCTCAGGCACCGAGCAGAGGACTGAGAGGATATGCCCCGCTTAGAGAGGCTGGCGGCGACCCTGGTTCTCTTCACCGAGGCTTGACTTTGAGACTTTATGATGCCCCGATCAGCCAGGCTTGAAAAGACACATTCCTATTCCGGATACCTCGAGGCAGAAATGCCTCAACAACCGTCGTCAATGGCGAGTTCGCGCTTCGCCTCCAAATGGCGACCGAGGCCCCGGGCCCCCGATGTCCAGAGTGGACACCGACGGCGGGCCTCATTCGGTCACCTGTTGCGGAATGCTGGGCAAAATCCGTACCTGGAACATATCCCCAATGGGATGAGCGACAGCCcggcacagcacagcactTTAGTCGGGCGCATCGCCCCTCTGCTCCCCAATGCTGGGAAATGACTCTCCTCCAATGACTCCCCTGAAATCAATCCTCATGCCAATAGTGCAACACCCGACTGGACCGCCAGTCACTAGCGCTTGCAATGccccctcgtcttcgcccagCCAGCCTCAGGCGCCCCAAGAAACACCCAAGCGCGATCAACCACACCACCGAGTCACAGCCTCAGCCCGTTCTTGGGGCCTTGCTCATCTTTCCCGCCTTGGAGCTCGTGCATCTCCGAGCCGCCCTATGAATGTCATCGAGAATGAGCCTCGTGATGAAGAAAAGAAGCTCAATGGGGTTCCGCCGCCCCGCATCGCAACTCTAACTGGACGCATGCATTCCTGGTCTCATTCTCAGCCCTGCGGATGTTTAATTGTCGGCGTTGGCCGAAAACACACTCGCCTCCTCATTCAATGACCTACTCATTCAATCACCCATTCAGTCACCTGACCACCTCCGAGGCAAATCTTACACACACGTCTACTATCTTGCTGCCAAGGTCCTTCAACGGCTCTGCGGCTCTCAATCCCATTAGACGTCATTCTGCCTTAGTCACAGGGTGGTGACTGGACTGTTGTTCATTGAGCACTACTAGCAAGCCCAACGTCCCAATCATCATCGCGACTGCAACTCACGCCGCAGTCCGTCGTGTCACAGAAGGCGTCGGTAATCGTCGTTTGAGTTCATTTCTACCCTTCAGGGCAAGGTTTTTTACTCCATCAGAATGTCCAAGGCCCtggaaggcggcggcgatccgCCACCTCCATCGTATAGTGAAGCAACGACTTCAAacccctcgtcctcatcatACAACCCCGGCTCATCGGTCTCTGCAACGCTTGAGGACCTGTCCTCTCTTCTCCGTGTCACCCAATCCCAGCAAACAGCGCGCGACACCATCACAACAACGACACTCCTCCCACTACTGACGCCCCATGTAACATCCCTCCTGAACCGATTGGGGAGGACACCGCACCCGCCGGCGCTGACGGAGCTCTACCTcgtgcccgccgccgcagtcggTCCGCAGTGGAGCATCACCTCGGACGCCGACAGGAGAGCGGGGGAGGTTGCCCAGGTCATCCGCGTGGAACCGGAGCCGGACCTCGGCTCGAAAGGTGCAGGCGATAGCAAACGCGCAGTCCCGGACGCAGGCTTGTCGGCCGCGAGTTCATCTCGCGATTATGAATTTGACGAATGGGGTCgctgggacgacgacgatgccgccgcctcgacgcccaAGGAgggatggtggtggtggaacGACGAGGCGCTCGCGCGTCGTCTTGCAAAACTGCTACAACCCGAACCTCGACTCGACCGCACCGTCGTCAGCGCCGTGATGGAACAGGcgaaagaagaaagaaaggcaGGCGGCTGGGGGATG
Protein-coding regions in this window:
- a CDS encoding Nad dependent epimerase dehydratase family protein gives rise to the protein MSKALEGGGDPPPPSYSEATTSNPSSSSYNPGSSVSATLEDLSSLLRVTQSQQTARDTITTTTLLPLLTPHVTSLLNRLGRTPHPPALTELYLVPAAAVGPQWSITSDADRRAGEVAQVIRVEPEPDLGSKGAGDSKRAVPDAGLSAASSSRDYEFDEWGRWDDDDAAASTPKEGWWWWNDEALARRLAKLLQPEPRLDRTVVSAVMEQAKEERKAGGWGMFRSGTESPSSSARPLSRQAQPDRSTPLRQEEDVAMTVRAGEVTFRKENEMGIWESMRGYGIVVRVRIRRA
- a CDS encoding SPFH domain/Band 7 family protein; the encoded protein is MSYRVAAPDEYLAITGMSVKTVKITKAAWVWPFQRCMRFSVQPHDYAMNLQAMTKEKLQFLLPVVFTVGPDVNQRGANATHQAGHSIAPSRDDDEDDHVSSNRREDRGDSLMKYAMLLADSGENKGGTMAHLENIVKGIIEGEVRVLVSSMTMEEIFTEREVFKRRIFKNIQSELDQFGLKIYNANVKELKDAPNSNYFESLSRKAHEGASNQARIDVAEAQLRGNVGESKRKGEQEREIAKIYAETAVQKTERDIERATAEANLDTRQASLSRDVEIARVEARRALESKDEDLKRQVELKRAAAEIERLRATDVVKATIEREARQQKADAEAYAIEADAKANFEKSQRETEATAYKTQKDADALTAAEFNRTTKTADANAYKSRQDAEAHQYSAQLTAEAELALALKKAEGVAAMAEAYGKMAGAFGGPSGLLQYLMIENGTYVELAKANAGAIQGLQPKISVWNTGSQGGEGAGGGGNSGADTMRNIYQMLPPLMTTINEQTGITLPEWQFGKLNAGMEAMQGGKAQVNGNH